One segment of Streptomyces sp. TG1A-8 DNA contains the following:
- a CDS encoding site-specific integrase, whose protein sequence is MAQVLKKCDCQNKTRCAHLWTVRYREPGGRTGRQREKSFPTKREAESFGVKAENDKRAGVYIDHQLGQISMRKWAEEWLAQHQVNESTRRNYRGFISNHLVPALGARTLASVTIPDVKKLQTAMVNGGLAASTVNDRMNILRAMMATAVKERRIYESPCDGVPPIKTAGAAVDPDEIPTLGEVYAIAAAMSDQYRLTVWLQAGAGLRISEALGLTSDCQRDGFLRLRRQISAKANQGDCVTRFVPLKHRTADEYRDVPTPTFLDQEIGNHLKRWGTVEVDGVEALFAPRERGKGKMPTASTYGYHWRKACVAAGVVTPDKKPRYTPHSLRHFFASTALANGVPIHEVSRWLGHRNIKTTVDTYGHLVPEAWDRCRDVMQQALRPSPVRAVAVAA, encoded by the coding sequence GTGGCCCAGGTACTGAAGAAGTGTGATTGCCAGAACAAGACCCGGTGCGCGCACCTGTGGACAGTTCGGTACCGAGAGCCCGGTGGGCGGACGGGGCGTCAGCGGGAGAAGTCGTTCCCCACGAAACGGGAGGCCGAGAGCTTCGGCGTCAAGGCGGAGAACGACAAGCGGGCCGGGGTCTACATCGACCACCAGCTCGGGCAGATCTCCATGCGCAAGTGGGCGGAAGAGTGGCTCGCGCAGCACCAGGTGAACGAGTCGACCCGACGGAACTACCGGGGCTTCATCTCGAACCACCTGGTTCCCGCGCTCGGTGCCCGCACCCTCGCCAGCGTCACCATCCCGGATGTGAAGAAGCTTCAGACGGCCATGGTGAACGGCGGATTGGCGGCATCGACAGTCAACGACCGCATGAACATCCTGCGCGCCATGATGGCGACGGCCGTCAAGGAACGGCGCATATACGAGAGCCCGTGCGACGGGGTGCCGCCGATCAAGACGGCAGGCGCCGCCGTCGACCCGGACGAGATACCGACGCTCGGGGAGGTGTACGCCATCGCCGCCGCCATGTCCGATCAGTACCGGCTCACGGTGTGGCTCCAGGCGGGTGCTGGGCTGCGTATCAGCGAGGCTCTCGGGCTGACCTCCGACTGCCAGCGAGACGGCTTCCTGCGGCTGCGCCGGCAGATCAGCGCCAAGGCGAATCAGGGTGACTGCGTGACCCGCTTCGTGCCGCTCAAGCACCGTACGGCGGATGAGTACCGGGACGTGCCCACGCCGACGTTCCTTGACCAGGAGATCGGCAACCACCTGAAGCGCTGGGGCACGGTCGAGGTCGACGGCGTAGAGGCGCTGTTCGCACCGCGTGAGCGGGGCAAGGGGAAGATGCCCACGGCGTCGACGTACGGCTATCACTGGCGGAAGGCGTGCGTGGCGGCGGGCGTGGTCACCCCGGACAAGAAGCCGAGGTACACCCCGCACTCCCTGCGCCACTTCTTCGCCTCGACTGCGCTTGCGAACGGCGTCCCGATCCACGAAGTGAGCCGCTGGCTCGGTCACCGGAACATCAAGACCACCGTCGACACGTACGGGCACCTGGTGCCGGAGGCGTGGGACCGGTGCCGGGACGTGATGCAGCAGGCGCTCCGGCCGTCGCCGGTACGCGCCGTCGCAGTGGCGGCATGA
- a CDS encoding helix-turn-helix domain-containing protein, whose translation MTVDELAEYLGKKPAWIYNNHRILGLPSRKVGGSLRFRMSEVDRWLDRECPASA comes from the coding sequence ATGACCGTTGACGAACTGGCTGAGTACCTGGGCAAGAAGCCCGCCTGGATCTACAACAACCACCGGATACTCGGCCTCCCGTCCCGGAAGGTCGGCGGCAGCCTGCGCTTTCGCATGTCCGAGGTCGACCGCTGGCTCGACCGGGAGTGCCCGGCCTCGGCCTGA
- a CDS encoding AAA family ATPase has protein sequence MGAIKDKGRQLHEIERVPYEDAFLIGDLLTTRTTLLAGEPKAGKTLLSAGMGIALLNGEPTFLGLPLHQRIDHIVYGLTDDGAAEELKERLDGAVPDDSVTIFPVRDAGDSGYWKGIYEDLADIRPGLFVLDNMLGALAPGEDISSPVTAQRFGHSLRPITDMGIPVLVVTHTPKGTAEGMSVASSPIGGRAIAAGARGIITLRNSGKRGRRIEVKMNRAREDLNLDVTVHRASATSEVPVWERARPQIKAVDMPKAKPWDEVLAARIIEEQPEETNYRPLAQRYAPTVGKSLETIRPKLRDALEYVDGRWIRRRSEPA, from the coding sequence GTGGGAGCCATCAAGGACAAGGGGCGGCAGCTCCACGAGATCGAGCGGGTCCCGTACGAGGACGCGTTCCTGATCGGCGACCTCCTCACCACCCGGACAACATTGCTGGCGGGCGAGCCCAAGGCGGGCAAGACGCTGCTCAGCGCGGGCATGGGCATAGCCCTGCTCAACGGCGAGCCGACGTTCCTCGGCCTGCCGCTACATCAAAGAATCGACCACATCGTCTACGGCCTGACCGACGACGGCGCGGCGGAGGAATTGAAGGAGCGGCTGGACGGTGCCGTACCGGACGACTCTGTGACCATCTTCCCCGTCCGGGACGCGGGGGACTCCGGCTACTGGAAGGGCATCTACGAAGACCTCGCGGACATCAGGCCGGGCCTGTTCGTCCTGGACAACATGCTCGGCGCGCTCGCACCGGGTGAGGACATCTCATCCCCGGTGACAGCGCAACGGTTCGGGCACAGCTTGCGCCCGATCACGGACATGGGCATCCCCGTGCTGGTGGTGACACACACCCCGAAGGGAACGGCGGAGGGAATGAGCGTCGCATCCTCGCCCATCGGCGGACGGGCGATCGCGGCCGGCGCTCGCGGCATCATCACCTTGAGGAACTCCGGCAAGCGCGGGCGGCGCATCGAAGTCAAGATGAATCGCGCCCGGGAAGACCTCAACCTCGACGTCACCGTGCACCGGGCCAGCGCGACCAGCGAGGTCCCTGTCTGGGAGCGTGCGAGGCCCCAGATCAAGGCCGTCGACATGCCGAAGGCGAAGCCCTGGGACGAAGTGCTCGCAGCGCGGATCATCGAGGAGCAGCCGGAGGAGACGAACTACAGGCCGCTCGCCCAGCGGTACGCCCCGACGGTCGGCAAGAGCCTGGAGACCATTCGTCCCAAGCTCAGGGATGCCCTGGAGTACGTCGACGGGCGCTGGATCCGGAGGCGCTCCGAGCCCGCCTGA